ATGGTCGGGGACGCCAACGACTACGTGGGCAAGGGCCTGTCCGGCGGGCGCATCATCGTGCGCCCCGACCCGGACGCGACGTTCGCCGCCGAGCGTCAGGTCATCGCCGGCAACACGCTGGCCTACGGTGCGACCGCGGGGGAGATGTTCCTGCGCGGCCAGGTGGGCGAGCGGTTCTGCGTACGCAACTCGGGCGCCGTCGTCGTCGCCGAGGGCGTGGGCGACCACGCCTTCGAATACATGACCGGCGGCCGCGCGGTGGTGCTCGGCCCGACCGGACGCAACCTCGCCGCGGGCATGTCCGGCGGCATCGGCTACGTCCTCGACCTCGACCAGGGCAACGTCAACGGCGAGATGGTCGAGCTGCTCCCGCTGGAGCCCGAGGACCTGAACTGGTTGAAGGACATCGTGACCCGTCACCACGAACTCACCCGCTCGGCGGTCGCCGCGTCGCTGCTCGGCGACTGGCCGCGCCGCTCGGCGAGCTTCACCAAGGTGATGCCGCGCGACTACAAGCGCGTGCTGGAGGCGACCAAGGCCGCCAAGGCCGCCGGGCGGGACGTCGACGAGGCGATCATGGAGGTGGCGTCTCGTGGCTGACCCCAAGGGCTTCCTGAAGTACGAGCGGGTCGAGCCGCCCAAGCGCCCCAAGGCGCACCGCGCCGAGGACTGGCGCGAGGTCTACGCCGACCTCGAACCGGCCGAGCGCGACCAGCAGGTGCGCACGCAGGCCACCCGCTGCATGGACTGCGGCATCCCGTTCTGCCACTCCGCGGGTTCCGGCTGCCCGCTGGGCAACCTGATCCCGGAGTGGAACGACCTGGTGCGCCGCGGTGACTGGGCCGCGGCGAGCGACCGCCTGCACGCGACCAACAACTTCCCGGAGTTCACCGGGAAGCTGTGCCCGGCGCCGTGCGAGGCCGGCTGCACGCTGTCCATCTCGCCCCTGTCCGGGGGCCCGGTCGCGATCAAGCGCGTCGAGGCGACGATCGCGGAGAAGTCGTGGGAGCTGGGCCTGGCCCAGCCGCAGGTCGCCGAGGTGGCCAGCGGTCAGCGCGTGGCCGTGGTCGGGTCCGGCCCGGCCGGGCTGGCCGCCGCCCAGCAGCTCACCCGCGCCGGGCACGACGTGACGGTGTTCGAGCGGGACGACCGGCTCGGCGGGCTGCTGCGCTACGGCATCCCCGAGTTCAAGATGGAGAAGAAGCACCTCGACCAGCGCCTGGCCCAGCTCAAGAAGGAGGGCACGCAGTTCGTCACCGGCTGCGAGGTCGGTGTCGACATCACCGTCGAGGAGCTGCGGGCGCGCTACGACGCGGTCGTGCTCGCGGTCGGCGCGCTGCGCGGCCGGGACGACACCACCACGGCGGGACGGGAGCTCGCGGGTATCCACCTGGCGATGGAGCACCTGGTGCCGGCCAACAAGCAGTGCGAGGGCGACGGGCCGTCGCCGGTCCACGCGCACGGCAAGCACGTCGTGATCATCGGCGGTGGGGACACCGGCGCCGACTCCTACGGCACCGCGATCCGCCAGGGCGCCGCGTCGGTCACCCAGCTGGACCAGTACCCGATGCCCCCGTCGACCCGGGACGACGACCGGTCGCCGTGGCCGACGTGGCCGTACGTGCTGCGCACCTACCCGGCGCACGAGGAGGGCGGCGAGCGGAAGTTCGGCGTCGCCGTGCGGCGGTTCGTGGGCGACGAGAACGGGCACGTCCGCGCGATCGAGCTGCAGCAGGTCAAGGTCGTCAAGGACCCGGAGACCGGGCGTCGCGAGGTGGTGCCGGTCTCCGACGAGATCGAGGAGATCCCGGCCGACCTGGTGCTGTTCGCGATCGGGTTCGAGGGCGTGGAGCACATGCGGCTGCTCGACGACCTGGGCATCTCGCTGACCCGCCGGGGCACCATCTCGTGTGGTCCGGACTGGCAGACGGAGGCCCCCGGCGTGTTCGTCTGCGGCGACGCGCACCGCGGCGCGTCCCTGGTGGTGTGGGCGATCGCGGAAGGCCGCTCGGTGGCCCACGCGGTGGACGCCTACCTGACCGGCGCGTCCGACCTGCCGGCACCGGTCCACCCGACCGCGCTGCCCCTCGCGGTGGTCTAGCCCGCCCGGCCGCCCGGACCCACCCGGCCCCGGGCGCCCGCAAGCCAATACACCGCCCGGACCAGCCAACACACCGCCGGGACCGGCGAACACGCCGCCCGGAGCGGCGAACACGCCGCCCGGACCGGCGAACACGCCTTCCGCAGCGGCGAACACGCCTTCCGCAGCGGCGAACACGCCGCCGCGGCGTGTTTGCTGCTCGTCGCGCCGTGTTTGCCGGCCGGGGCGGCGTGTTGGCTGCTGGTGGCGGCGTGTTGGCTGCTGGTGGCGGCGTGTTGGCTGTTGGGGGCGGGTGGGGCCGGACGGCCGGGCCTGGCGGAGTGGGTGGTGCCGCCGCTGCGCGCCGCGGGAGTGTGACCGGCTCGGGGCGGAGGCCGATCTCCGCGGTGCACCCCATATCCTGGGGTGGTGAACTGGACCGTGGACGTGCCCGTCGACACCCTTCCCGCGCTGCCGCCCCTGCCGCCGGAACTGCGTGCCAGCCTGGACGACGCCCTGTCCCGCCCGGCGGCGCAGCAGCCGGAGTGGCCGGACGCCGACGCGGTCTCCCGGGTCCGGCACCTGCTCGAGGCCGTGCCGCCGATCACGGTGCCCGCCGAGATCGACCGGCTGCAGAGCCGCCTGGCGATGGTGGCCCGCGGTGAGGCGTTCCTGCTCCAGGGCGGTGACTGCGCCGAGACGTTCGAGTCCAACACCGAGCCGCACATCCGCGCCAACCTGCGCACCCTGCTGCAGATGGCCGTGGTCCTGACGTACGGCGCCAGCCTGCCCGTGGTCAAGGTCGGCCGCATCGCCGGGCAGTACGCCAAGCCCCGCTCCAACGCCACCGACGCGCTCGGCCTGCCGGTCTACCGCGGCGACATCGTCAACTCGCTCGTCGCCAAGCCCGAGCTGCGCGTGCCCGACCCGGGTCGCATGATCCGCGCCTACGCCAACTCCGGCGCCGCCATGAACCTGGTCCGCGCCCTGACCGGTGCCGGCATGGCCGACCTGGCGCAGGTGCACGACTGGAACAAGGACTTCGTGCGCACCTCGCCCGCCGGCGAGCGCTACGAGGCGCTGGCCGGCGAGATCGATCGCGGCCTGCGGTTCATGTCGGCCTGCGGCGTCACCGACACCTCGCTGCACTCCACCGAGATCTTCGCCAGCCACGAGGCCCTGCTGCTCGACTACGAGCGCGCCATGCTGCGCATGGACAACGCCAACGCGGCCAACCCGAAGCTGTACAACCTGTCGTCGCACTTCCTGTGGATCGGTGAGCGCACCCGCCAGCTC
The sequence above is a segment of the Amycolatopsis viridis genome. Coding sequences within it:
- a CDS encoding glutamate synthase subunit beta, translating into MADPKGFLKYERVEPPKRPKAHRAEDWREVYADLEPAERDQQVRTQATRCMDCGIPFCHSAGSGCPLGNLIPEWNDLVRRGDWAAASDRLHATNNFPEFTGKLCPAPCEAGCTLSISPLSGGPVAIKRVEATIAEKSWELGLAQPQVAEVASGQRVAVVGSGPAGLAAAQQLTRAGHDVTVFERDDRLGGLLRYGIPEFKMEKKHLDQRLAQLKKEGTQFVTGCEVGVDITVEELRARYDAVVLAVGALRGRDDTTTAGRELAGIHLAMEHLVPANKQCEGDGPSPVHAHGKHVVIIGGGDTGADSYGTAIRQGAASVTQLDQYPMPPSTRDDDRSPWPTWPYVLRTYPAHEEGGERKFGVAVRRFVGDENGHVRAIELQQVKVVKDPETGRREVVPVSDEIEEIPADLVLFAIGFEGVEHMRLLDDLGISLTRRGTISCGPDWQTEAPGVFVCGDAHRGASLVVWAIAEGRSVAHAVDAYLTGASDLPAPVHPTALPLAVV
- a CDS encoding class II 3-deoxy-7-phosphoheptulonate synthase; its protein translation is MNWTVDVPVDTLPALPPLPPELRASLDDALSRPAAQQPEWPDADAVSRVRHLLEAVPPITVPAEIDRLQSRLAMVARGEAFLLQGGDCAETFESNTEPHIRANLRTLLQMAVVLTYGASLPVVKVGRIAGQYAKPRSNATDALGLPVYRGDIVNSLVAKPELRVPDPGRMIRAYANSGAAMNLVRALTGAGMADLAQVHDWNKDFVRTSPAGERYEALAGEIDRGLRFMSACGVTDTSLHSTEIFASHEALLLDYERAMLRMDNANAANPKLYNLSSHFLWIGERTRQLDGAHIALAELLANPIGVKIGPTTTPEQAVEYVERLDPRNEPGRVTLISRMGNGKVREVLPHIVEKVEATGHKVIWQCDPMHGNTHESSTGYKTRHFDRIIDEVQGFFEVHHKLGSYPGGIHVELTGEDVTECLGGAQEISDSDLAGRYETACDPRLNTQQSLELAFLVAEMLRG